In the genome of Raphanus sativus cultivar WK10039 chromosome 9, ASM80110v3, whole genome shotgun sequence, the window GTTAGGGAGAAGCTTGATGGGGTTGTGGTGAACGGTTCGTTGGAGAGTCGGTACGCTGGGAATTTGAATCTGTCGTTTGCTTATGTTGAAGGGGAGAGTTTGCTGATGGGTTTGAAGGAGGTTGCGGTGTCTAGTGGAAGTGCTTGCACGAGTGCGAGTTTGGAGCCGTCTTATGTGTTGAGAGCTTTGGGTGTGGATGAGGACATGGCTCACACTTCGATTAGGTTTGGGATTGGTAGGTTTACCACGGAGGAGGAGATTGATAAGGCGGTGGAGCTTACGGTTAGACAGGTTGAGAAGTTGAGGGAGATGAGTCCGCTTTATGAGATGGTTAAAGAAGGTATTGATATCAAGAACATACAGTGGTCTCAGCACTGATTCAGTGCGGTACAAGAAGGAAGCTCGGGTCTTTGGTTATACCGGATGATCTGATCCTTTGAGCTGTTACTATGTTATGTTGGTAATTTAATCTTATGTTTGGTTTCTAGATAGATTTCAAGTGAGAGAGTGTCTGTCTTTATTTATATGGTTTTGTAATAAACAGAGCACGAACTAAACTTTGAGTTTCTATGTTGGACTTGCCGAATATGAAAGGCGAAACGTTAATATACTCTGCACTGCTCATTTCAAAGGCAGACTCTGCTGCTCCTTGCTGATAGCTTCATAAATGGAACAAGCAACATGTATCTAGAGGAGCTACAAAGAGCTCGGGAAACTGATCCTAACATTGTTGATGAGTCTTGTTGCTTGTTCGAGCTTACCAGGTTAATTGGTCACATGAAGGCTAAAAAAGCTTGATCCTTGGGGTGTAGAGGAAAGAGCGATTCCAGAGGATCTCACGCCTAGTCTGTAAGGAGAAAACCGATCTTCTTCACAAGGCTCTTCAACGTGAGCCCATCACCCCTGCCCACCCTTAGATGATCCGTTGTAACAGAAATAACAGCTTGAGCCCTTGATAActcgaaaaaaataaatataaataagtaGTTTAGTGCATCTGATTTGAATAAAATCCATGTAAACTCTCAATATTATCATAAATCTTAGAATATTTCAAGAAAAGTGTCTGATAAATCATTCTTATTTTGGgttaaaagttatataatacTCAACAAACAAGAAATATGGGCTGGCTATACACAAAAACACACCTGTCAAGTTACTAAACGAGATCTTCAAGAATCATTCTTTCAATATTTTAGTATCAAATACATTATACTTATCGTTTAAGTGAAAGACAGCATAGTATGAAACATTCAAATGATCAGAGTGAATCAAGAAAAATTCTAATTAATATATACAGTCATGAAAAGAGTCGAATAATCTTAATTACCATATTTAATCACCTCTTTTACACTTCAtaataaattgaaataaaattgGATTTAGCCGCTTAAAACGAATATGTGAAGAAAGCCTTTAAATTAAAACGCTACTATGGTTGATACTTTCGACAAGTGGAACAGAAAATACTTTtgacctaaaaaaaaaaaataaagagagacTAGACTACTCTGCGACCgagtatcttcttcttcttcttcttcttctccagatagagatagagagagagaagcagaAGAGACTAGAGTCGTGATTCTGATCCTAGATCGGTTCGATTAGTAACGGCGATGGCGACTTCTTCTAGCTCGGAGCGAGTCCCGAGAACACCGGCTGCTACTGCTACCAGATTAGCGATTACGCCAGGGTCTAGGGTTTTGAAAAGCCCTCTCAGTGAAGAAATCATGTGGAAGCGTCTCAAGGAAGCTGGATTCGACGAACAATCCATCAAAAACAGGGATAAAGCCTCCTTAATCGCCTATATCGCCAAGCTCGAATCTGAGGTTCACTTTTttaattcttcttttttctccaGACGAATCTCCTGTAGAATTACACAAAAGTTTTAAGGCTTTTAGGTAGTGCTTTGGCTGTTTGAATCACTGTGATTAGTTTGTGCCCTAAAAGTTCAGTTCTGAGTTCATATGAATTTGATTTTTCCCGGGGGAGGGAGTGTGGAGTAACTACACGACCGTTCGTCATACTGTGCACCGTTATTGACCATTTATGGGATGGAATTGATTTTGCTGAGAGTTATTGCTTTTTGCTTTTTTGAAGTCTTTAAAGTCTCgatttttgtttctcttttcagCTTTGATTCTATTACGATTTATGTTGATTTTGTAATTTTGGATGTAGGTGTATGATTATCAGCACAACATGGGCCTTCTAATCATGGAGAAAGACGACTTGTCCTCCAAGTACGAGGAGGTTAAGTCCTCTGTGGATGAAGCCGAGTTAGCACACAGGAGAGACCTATCTGCGTATGTCTCCGCCTTGGCTGAAGCCAAGAAACGAGAGGAGAGTTTGAAGAAGGATGTTGGGGTTGCTAAAGAGTGTATCTCTAGTGTAAGTCCCTTATCTTTTGAGAGCTAGCAAAATTTGGTTATTTCTGTCTCGTTTTTGTTGATttagtcttcttttttttttccctcagTTGGAGAAGACTGTGCATGAGATTCGTGCAGAATGTGCGGAGACGAAAGTTTCGGCTGAGAGTAAATTGTCTGAAGGTCATAGTATGATTGAGGATGCTCTCAAGAAATTTGCAGATGCTGAAGCAAAAATGCGCGCAGCTGAGGCTTTACAAGCAGAAGCTAACCGGTATCACCGGATTGCAGAGAGAAAACTGAAGGAAGTTGAGAGCCGTGAAGATGATCTTGCTCGGCGTCTTGCATCTTTCAAGTCTGAGTAAGTCTTCTATCTCTCTATGTTAACTGGACTATAAGACATTTGTGGTATTAAGCTCTTGTGGTTGTTCATTCGTTTATGGTTTAGGTCTGAAACAAGAGAGAGCGAGATCGTTATTGAGCGACAGACTTTAAGTGAGAGACGAAAGAGCTTGCAGCAGGAGCATGAAAGATTACTGGACGCACAAGCTTCACTAAACCAGCGAGAAGATCACATTTTTAACAGATCCCAAGAACTGGCTGAGCTTGAAAAGAAGCTGGCATCTGCAAAGAGCACATTTGAGGAGGAACGTATAGCCTTTGAGGATAGAAAATCCAATTTGGAGATCGAGTTAGCTTCGCTTGCTAAAAGAGAAGAGGTTTGTATACACCTAAGTACCTGTTGTTTCTGCTTTTGTTTAACACGTCGACCAAAAAACTTATAGCATACATCACGGTATTAAATCATGTTTTATATCATTGCAATAACAGGCTGTCTACGAAAGGGAGTCTTCACTACTTAAGAAAGAGCAAGAGCTGCTTGTTGCTGAAGAAAAAATCGCCACCAAGGAATCCGTGAGTTTACTTGTTCATTCCAACGAACCTTCTAGTTATCATTCATGCTTTTAGTTCGCAAGAGTTAAAAATGCTTTTAAACTATCAATACAGGAGCTGATTCAGAAGGTCTTAGCGAACCAAGAGGTTATcctgaggaaaagaaaatccgATGTGGAAGCTGAGTTGGAAAGCAAGTACAAAGCTGTGGAAGATGAAATCGAGAGCAAGAGACGGGCTTGGGAACTAAGAGAGGTTGATATCAGGCAGAGGGAAGACCTAGTTGTTGAAAAGGAGCATGACTTGGAAGTTCAGTCAAGAGCATTGGCAGAGAAAGAAAAGGACATAACAGAGAGGTCTTATAATCTCGACGAGAAAGAGAAGCGTTTGAACGCTACAGAGGAAGATAATAACCGTAAGACAACTCTGCTGGAGAGTGAGAAGGAAAGGCTAAGAAAATTAGACTTGGATTTGAAGCAATCTTTGATATCGCtggaagagaagagaaaacgCGTTGACTCAGCAACAGAAAAACTCGAAGCGTTGAAGAGCGAGACGAGCGAATTATCCATTCTGGAGCTGAACCTCAAGGAGGAGTTGGATGATCTGAGGGGTCAAAAGCATGAACTGCTGGTCGAAGCAGATAGATTGAAGGTGGAGAAAGCTAAATTTGAAGCTGAGTGGGAACACATTGATGTGAAAAGGGAAGAGTTGAGAAAAGAAGCGGAGTACATAACTCGTCAAAGGGAGGCTTTCTCAATGTATCTCAAGGACGAGCGTGATAACATCAGGGAGGAAAGGGATGCGTTGAGGAACCAGCACAAAAACGATGTGGAGGCGCTTAACCGAGAGCGTGAAGAGTTCATGAATAAAATGGTGGAGGAGCATTCAGAGTGGCTTAGCAAGATACAGCGTGAACGTGCCGACTTCTTGTTGGGTATCGAGATGCAGAAACGAGAGCTGGAGTATTGTATTGAAAACAAACGAGAAGAGTTGGAGAATGCTtcgagggagagagagaaggcTTTTGAGCAAGAGAAGAAGTTGGAAGAGGAGCGTATACAGTCCCTCAAGGAATCAGCAAAGAAAGAATTTGAACATGTCCAAGTGGAGCTGAAGAGGTTGGATGCCGAGAGACTGGAGATCAATCTGGACCGTGAAAGGAGGGAGAGAGAGTGGGCTGAGTTGAAGGATTCGGTTGAGGAGCTAAAGGTTCAAAGAGAGAAACTAGAGAAGCAAAGGCATATGCTTCGATCTGAAAGAGAAGAAATCCGACACGAGATTGAAGAACTGAAGAAGTTGGAGAATCTGAAAGTTGCGTTAGATGATATGTCTATGGCTAAAATGCAGCTGTCCAATTTAGAGCGTAGCTGGGAGAAGGTTTCTGCTATGAAGCAGAAGGTGGAGTTGCAAAATGGAGTCAGCACTGTGAGTAACAGCGACGATGGTTATAACAACTCTTCGATGGAAAGACAAAACGGCGCAAGCCCTTCGTCCGCAGCTCCGTTATCATGGATAAAACGATACACTAATCGGATATTCAAGACTTCTCCAGAGTCTCCAGAGAAATCACCCCCAATGCATGAAGACGAAAGAGGATTGCCTTCAGAAAAGGTGAAGTTAGAGTCAtcgaaaagagaagaaaaggcTTACACCGAGGGGTTGTCTATAGCAGTTGAAAGACTTGAAGCCGGAAGGAAGCGAAGAGGTAACGCATCTGATGGACCAAGCAGTAACAAGAAGAGGAAACATGATGATACCCAAAAATCTCCTGATGCTGATCCCGAGAGGTAGAATCGGATTTACTcgataacatttttttttttacttattattaaaGCAAAGCTTTAATCATTGTTCGCAGTGTAATCTCAAGCCCTCGAAATGTTCCTGAGGACAAACATGAACTGCCACCAAGCCAAACCGAGACACCAAGTGGAATGGTAGTCATTAGTGAAACCGTGAAGGTCACAACAGTAACGTGTGAGACGGAGGTCATCAACAAAGTGACAAACATTGATTGCTCTGAAGCAGGAACAAAGATGgtagaggaggagaagaaacaaGGTAGTGATTGCAATCAGGTAGGTTTCACTCACACACCTTCTCAAAAGCAAAATGTTTCTCATTACTTTTTCAGCAAACTTCATAAGGGACAAACTCTTGTCTTTTGCTGTAGGCCTCTGAAACAGTGACTCGGAAAGAAGCTGAATCTGATAAGAGAGAGGAGAAGGATTCTGAGGATGGTGGTATTGTAACATGAATCAGATTGAGGAATGATTGATAACCATTTTAGGAAGAAGACATAGGCATATAAGGTACGTCTCATTCTTCACCAAACAAGCCAACACTTGAGAGAAAGTTCATCAAACTACACTAACAAGAGTTCTTGATTCTTGTTTGTTGATGCAGGAACTCTATGGATcctttttggtttgtttttagaaaaGATTTGAGTATGTAAATGGATTTGATTGGTTTTTAAAAACTCTGTTGAAGTGAGTAGAGTGTTGGTATGTAAAGTAGATAGGAAGAGGGAGTATGATTTGTTGGTTTCTCGTGTGCTGCATCGTGTGTCTGAGAACATCATATGTCTTTCAAGACGGTTGAATTCAGTTTCAgtgttttcatttgtttggtCTTTCTGTTTATGATGTCTTTTTAGCTCATTAGCACGTCTCTACTCTGCCTGTCACATTAGCTATTTCCCGCTACGAAAATGGGCTGGCCCGGCCCAGGTTTTAGGGTTACTTTCTATTATAGCCCAAAATTTTATGGGCATTCAAATAccctttcaaaattttaaataattagctGTTAATTGTTATAGCTTCGAGTGTATTTATAAAAGGTTTTACTTATGGGTTTTGTAAGTGATACTTCCGACTGGAGACAAAACAACCCTGCCAATCGATTTGAGCAAGGATAACATGAACTGGACAGTTCAATGGAGCTAGATCCAAGCAAATTGGATACCAATATATAGGCCCCGGTtctaaacacacaaaataattttactCATAAACCATTACATTCATAAAATTTGATGCCTTAAAAGATATTATTTGTGTAGATGCAGAAGATGTTCAAATTTCATGCTTCGTAAGGATTCAAGAACTTTGAATCTATAAAATTTTAGGTTTAGTCCATTTTAACTTGAATCTTGTTAGCCTATATAGTGCAATAATAATAAAGATctcttttattgttttttgggattattttatctataaaatGTATGAACAATGATGTGGCTAACTGGCTATGGGAAGTGCTAACATCAGAAAGCTGTGGTGGAGATGGAAACAAATTGCGTGTGAAATGGGTGAAAAAATCGGCATTGATTTGTGGGGTTTTAAGCTTAATGAGTGACAGCTTAATTATTTACTTTCTAACTTGACGtctatatgttttaatatatactaatcCCTATTTAGCTAACccataaatataatgtaaaccccactgtttttgtctttttttcttaaagctGGTAAACTGTTTTTGTCTTTTGACCGACACATTTCCCTCCTAAATCCCTAATGTTTGAAGTCAATCAAATAATCCAATCgtataagttttttcttttttgaaatttatttggAGTATAATTTTAGGTGCTATATTCTGAGGAAGATCTTAATATAAACCATTAAGCTTCTGGCGACAAGAGGAGACGTGTAACTCATGAAAAAGGGATGTCATGATTATCTCATGATTACGACATGGTAACATATTTTATGTAGTACTATcgaattatttttatattagtgtaacaaaagaaagttaaataaaaagttagatCAAAGAAGTAGAACAcacttttaaaatctttagaatAATGATAACTTTATCCAATCacgatatatattttattcacaaaagcATATGATAAACACAGTGAACAATACCCCCAATAATTTGAGGACTTTACATATTTGATTTTCAAAGTGTTTTGACTTTTATCCCTTTAACCATCAACAAGTCAAGTCAACCTTTTTGTTTCCTCTAGAAGCCTCATTCAAACTTGCAAATGAACCAATACAAATTTACAGCTCcaataattatttgttttcaatttgCCTATGATTTATAGGCTAATAACGATGTTAAGCAAAGTATATTCAATCGCATTTCTCTTGTTTtggaaaaaacattaaattataataaacaatgCACCCAAATTGACCAATAGTTATCCTTTATTTGACATAGGAAACTTTAGAAAGGGAaaaatttcttaattatatACGTACAAGAAGGtccatagatttttttttaggtCCATAGATTGTGACGCCACTTTTCTTGTTCCTTAATCTCAGCTGCCGTGGAAAACCAGTGTAATCAATAATTTACTCTTAACTATC includes:
- the LOC108827327 gene encoding protein CROWDED NUCLEI 4, with amino-acid sequence MATSSSSERVPRTPAATATRLAITPGSRVLKSPLSEEIMWKRLKEAGFDEQSIKNRDKASLIAYIAKLESEVYDYQHNMGLLIMEKDDLSSKYEEVKSSVDEAELAHRRDLSAYVSALAEAKKREESLKKDVGVAKECISSLEKTVHEIRAECAETKVSAESKLSEGHSMIEDALKKFADAEAKMRAAEALQAEANRYHRIAERKLKEVESREDDLARRLASFKSESETRESEIVIERQTLSERRKSLQQEHERLLDAQASLNQREDHIFNRSQELAELEKKLASAKSTFEEERIAFEDRKSNLEIELASLAKREEAVYERESSLLKKEQELLVAEEKIATKESELIQKVLANQEVILRKRKSDVEAELESKYKAVEDEIESKRRAWELREVDIRQREDLVVEKEHDLEVQSRALAEKEKDITERSYNLDEKEKRLNATEEDNNRKTTLLESEKERLRKLDLDLKQSLISLEEKRKRVDSATEKLEALKSETSELSILELNLKEELDDLRGQKHELLVEADRLKVEKAKFEAEWEHIDVKREELRKEAEYITRQREAFSMYLKDERDNIREERDALRNQHKNDVEALNREREEFMNKMVEEHSEWLSKIQRERADFLLGIEMQKRELEYCIENKREELENASREREKAFEQEKKLEEERIQSLKESAKKEFEHVQVELKRLDAERLEINLDRERREREWAELKDSVEELKVQREKLEKQRHMLRSEREEIRHEIEELKKLENLKVALDDMSMAKMQLSNLERSWEKVSAMKQKVELQNGVSTVSNSDDGYNNSSMERQNGASPSSAAPLSWIKRYTNRIFKTSPESPEKSPPMHEDERGLPSEKVKLESSKREEKAYTEGLSIAVERLEAGRKRRGNASDGPSSNKKRKHDDTQKSPDADPESVISSPRNVPEDKHELPPSQTETPSGMVVISETVKVTTVTCETEVINKVTNIDCSEAGTKMVEEEKKQGSDCNQASETVTRKEAESDKREEKDSEDGGIVT